The following nucleotide sequence is from Ananas comosus cultivar F153 unplaced genomic scaffold, ASM154086v1, whole genome shotgun sequence.
CTCGTCGCCGAGCGCGACGAGCACGCCGCGGAGCTCCTCCGCCGTGATCATCCCGTCGCCGTCGGCGTCGAACACCGCGAACGCCCCCCgcagctcctcctcctccgccgccggcgccggcgccgccgccgacgcctcgCCGAACCCCAGCAGCAGCCCCAGATCGCCGCCGGGGGCGCCGATCGCCGCCGCCAGCGCCGCGACCTCCTCCTCGGAGGGGGGGTCGAGGCCGAGGCGGCGCAGCGCCGCGGCGAGCTCCCGCGGCGAGACGGCGGGCTCGGAGCGGGTGTTGGACTTGGCCGGCGGGAGGATGGATTTGGGGGTGGATCGGAGGCGGTGGGAGgtgtcggaggaggaggaggaggactcgtcggaggaggaggaggaggagagggaggtggCGGTGTCACTGCGGGAGATGGATCGGCTCCCCTTCTGCTTCGGGAAGAAGTGCTTCTTGGAGGAGCCGAAGAAGGACGCGATCGAGATCTTCATAgcgtagggttagggttagggtttgagaaaaagagagagagagagagagagaattaggggGAGTGAGCTTCGAGGAAGCTTCGTGGGGGCGGATATTGAGGGAATGGGATTCAACCGCCCAAAAAAAACCCCTCCTTTTTCCAAACTGACTTTGGAAAAGGTCCTGTGGCGTTTGAGGTATGTTTTTGTTTGCTTTCTCTAATAAGTATTCTTTGT
It contains:
- the LOC109705411 gene encoding probable calcium-binding protein CML35, translating into MKISIASFFGSSKKHFFPKQKGSRSISRSDTATSLSSSSSSDESSSSSSDTSHRLRSTPKSILPPAKSNTRSEPAVSPRELAAALRRLGLDPPSEEEVAALAAAIGAPGGDLGLLLGFGEASAAAPAPAAEEEELRGAFAVFDADGDGMITAEELRGVLVALGDEDCSVEECRRMIGGADANGDGVVCFDDFLRLMDARR